TATAAGCAAAGGATTTTTATCGGCGATTCTCACGAGTCTACCGGCGATTCCAGGCACTCTATCGGCGATTAACAAAAAAACAGTGAATCTCTCATACGAGATTCACTGTTTTTACTAATCTAAGACTAAAACTTAGAGCCTTTATCACCGTACTCGTTTAATAATTCTTCAAACGATTTGTTTTTCTCACGCTGCTTGCGCTCAAAGGCTAGCTGTGCTTGACGCTCTTCCTCTGCCGCCTGCTCTTTCGCTGATAAATCTTGTTTTGCAGCTTTTAACTTCGCTAACACATCGCCACCAAGCTGGTCGGCTAATGTCACAGCTTCTTGCTTTGGTAAACTAGCTGTGAAACTATCATCTACACGCTGCTGTTGTTGTTTTCGTTTTTTTCCCATTACTTTCACCTTCTTACTAACATTAA
The genomic region above belongs to Lysinibacillus sp. FSL W8-0992 and contains:
- a CDS encoding YqkE family protein — protein: MGKKRKQQQQRVDDSFTASLPKQEAVTLADQLGGDVLAKLKAAKQDLSAKEQAAEEERQAQLAFERKQREKNKSFEELLNEYGDKGSKF